Proteins found in one Methylobacter sp. S3L5C genomic segment:
- a CDS encoding F0F1 ATP synthase subunit delta: MEFNLSTFILEIINFLILIWILQRLFYKPLLAVIARRKQFIDQALADAKMLQQQAEEQHSLYENRQKLWEQEKQAAFTALHQQIDVERKAQMVQLNNDLEQERQKNKVTLQRQQQELQRQAEKQALQNGARFAGMLLKRSASPELEARLFFLLLDNLKTLPAACTLCLQLLGTKKSVPIKITSAYPLTADLRLPLEQKLGLLINSPINFQYHQDAELIAGVRMDIGAWVLNVNLQHELIGFAEIANDAE; the protein is encoded by the coding sequence ATGGAATTTAATTTATCCACCTTTATCCTTGAAATTATCAATTTTCTGATTCTGATCTGGATTTTGCAACGCCTTTTTTATAAACCTTTGCTGGCAGTTATTGCCAGGCGTAAGCAATTTATTGATCAAGCACTTGCCGATGCAAAAATGCTGCAACAGCAGGCAGAAGAACAGCACAGCCTTTATGAAAATCGCCAAAAGCTGTGGGAGCAGGAAAAACAAGCGGCTTTTACTGCTTTGCATCAGCAAATTGACGTCGAGAGAAAAGCGCAAATGGTTCAGCTGAATAATGATCTTGAGCAGGAGCGGCAAAAAAATAAGGTAACGCTCCAGCGTCAGCAGCAAGAACTTCAACGTCAAGCCGAAAAGCAGGCATTACAAAATGGTGCCCGCTTTGCCGGAATGCTGCTAAAAAGATCAGCCAGTCCTGAGTTGGAGGCACGCTTATTTTTCTTGTTATTAGATAACTTAAAGACGTTACCGGCAGCCTGTACCTTGTGTCTGCAATTATTGGGAACCAAAAAATCGGTGCCGATTAAAATAACCAGCGCCTATCCTTTAACGGCTGATTTGCGGTTACCGTTGGAACAAAAGCTGGGCTTGTTAATTAACAGTCCAATTAATTTTCAATATCATCAGGATGCAGAGTTGATCGCCGGGGTGCGAATGGATATAGGCGCTTGGGTCTTAAACGTCAACCTGCAACATGAGCTGATTGGTTTTGCTGAGATTGCCAATGACGCTGAGTAA
- a CDS encoding ATP F0F1 synthase subunit C (produces ATP from ADP in the presence of a proton gradient across the membrane; subunit C is part of the membrane proton channel F0) — MTDIALIVLGSSVAAIIGIALGVMLPALAMGKAISSALDALSRQPESERSIMRTLFIGLAMIESLAIYCLVIILIVLFRNPLLEYIFK, encoded by the coding sequence ATGACTGATATCGCCTTGATCGTTTTGGGTTCCAGCGTTGCGGCAATTATCGGTATCGCTTTGGGGGTCATGTTACCTGCGTTGGCGATGGGTAAAGCCATCAGTAGTGCGCTTGATGCCTTATCCCGGCAACCGGAATCCGAACGTTCAATTATGCGTACCTTATTTATCGGCTTGGCCATGATTGAATCACTGGCGATTTATTGCCTGGTGATTATCTTGATTGTCTTGTTCAGAAATCCATTGCTTGAATATATTTTTAAATAA